The proteins below are encoded in one region of Dioscorea cayenensis subsp. rotundata cultivar TDr96_F1 chromosome 18, TDr96_F1_v2_PseudoChromosome.rev07_lg8_w22 25.fasta, whole genome shotgun sequence:
- the LOC120281806 gene encoding chromatin structure-remodeling complex protein SYD-like: MATAPNVEVEAAKFLLKLIQESPDEPAKLATKLYVICQHMKLSGKEQSLPYQVISRSLETVIKRHNLDINTLKTSNGGL; the protein is encoded by the exons ATGGCAACTGCTCCAAATGTTGAAGTTGAGGCTGCTAAGTTTCTACTTAAACTTATTCAAGAATCGCCAGATGAGCCTGCCAAACTAGCAACTAAACTATATGTG ATCTGTCAACACATGAAATTAAGTGGAAAGGAACAGTCATTACCATATCAAGTAATATCAAG ATCGTTGGAAACTGTTATAAAACGGCATAATCTTGATATCAATACTCTGAAGACCTCAAATGGTGGACTTTGA